From Micromonospora auratinigra:
CGGAAGGCCTTGTCGTCCTTGGGCAGGCCGATGCCGTACTTCTCGGTGCTGAACGGCTTGCCGACGACCTTCAGCTCGTCCGGGTTCTGCGCGGCGTAGCCCTTGAGGATCGCGTCGTCGGTGGTGACGGCGTCGACCTTCTTGTCGAGCAGCTGCGAGACGCACTCGGAGTAGGTCTTGAACTCGACGATGTTGCTGTCCTCGGTCAGCTTCTCGTCCCGGATCCGCTGGATCGGGGTGGAGCCGGTGGCCGAGCAGACCTTCTTGCCCTTGAGGGTCTCCTTGCCGGTGATCGACGACTCGTCCTTGCGGACCAGCAGGTCCTGGCCGGCGATGAAGTACGGGCCGGCGAAGGAGACGTCGTTCTTGCGCTTGTCGGTGATCGAGTAGGTGCCGACGTAGTAGTCGATCTCCCCGCCCTTGATCGCGGTCTCCCGGTTGGCGGAGGCGATCTCCTTGTACTCGATCTTCGCCGGGTCGACGCCGAGCGTGCTGGCGACGTACTGGGCGATCTCGACGTCGAAGCCGCAGCGCTTGCCCTGGGCGTCCTTGTAGCCGAGGTTCGGCTGGTCGAACTTCACGCCGATGGTGACCTTGCCGGCGGTCTTGATCTTCTGAAAGGTCGGGCTGCCGGCGACGTTCGCGTCCGCCTTGGGGGTGAAGGTCACGCCGGAGCTCTTGCAGTCGTCGCCCTGGGCGGCGCCGCTGGCGTTGCCGCCGCTCGGCGTCGGGTTCCCCTCCTTGCCGCACGCGGCGGCCGAGAGGGCGAGGGAGGCCATCATGGCGACCGCCGCCACGCGCTTGTAACGCATACTCATCTCCTTCTTCGACGGAGCCCGCCGGGGGACGGCGCGCTCCAACTACGGACGCTCAGTGCGTGAGGATCTTGGAGAGGAAGTCCTTGGCCCGGTCGCTGCGCGGGTTCGCGAAGAACTCGGCCGGCGGGGCGTCCTCGACGAGCTTGCCGTCCGCCATGAAGATCACCCGGTTCGCCGCGTGCCGGGCGAAGCCCATCTCGTGGGTGACCACGACCATGGTCATGCCGTCGCGGGCCAGCGAGGTCATCACGTCGAGCACCTCGCCGACCATCTCCGGGTCGAGCGCGCTGGTCGGCTCGTCGAAGAGCATCGCCTTGGGCTGCATGGCCAGCGCGCGGGCGATCGCGACCCGCTGCTGCTGACCGCCGGAGAGCTGCGCCGGGTACTTGTCCGCCTGGTTGGCGATGCCCACCCGGTCCAGCAGGGCCAGGCCGCGCTCGCGGACGGCGGCCGGCTTCTCCTTGCGGACCTTGATCGGGCCCAGCGTCACGTTCTCCAGGATGGTCTTGTGCGCGAAGAGGTTGAACGACTGGAAGACCATGCCGACCTCGCTGCGCAGCTTGGCCAGGGCCTTGCCCTCGGCCGGCAGCGGGGTGCCGTCGAACGTGATGGTGCCCGAGTTGATCGGCTCCAGCCGGTTGATGGCGCGGCAGAGCGTCGACTTGCCGGAGCCGGACGGGCCGATCACCACGACCACCTCGCCCCGGCCGACGGAGAGTGAGACGTCGTCGAGCACGTGCAGCGGGCCGAACCACTTGTTGACCCCGTCCAGCACGATGAGCGGTTCGCCCGTGGTCACCTCGTCCACCGTCCCTGCCGTCCGTTGCGGAAAAGCCGGGGTCGGTCGAGCCCCGGTCCGGCCACTGTAGGCGGGGTGACAAGGCGGAACGCAACTCGAACGGTCACGGACCGGTAACACCGGTCACCGGCGTGCCCAACCGTCCGAATTCCGTCACGATCGGGGCCGCCCGAGTGGCGGACCCGGCACCGGGCGGAGATCATGAGGGGATGACCGACCCGCTCCGGCTGACCGATTACGCCCGCGGTGGCGGCTGCGCCTGCAAGATCCCGCCGGGCGAGCTGGAGGCCATGGTCGCCGGCCTGAGCCCGGCCACCGGCGTGGCCGAGCTGCTGGTCGGGCTGGAGCACGGCGACGACGCCGCGGTGATCCGGCTGGACGAGCGCACCGGCCTGGTCAGCACCGCCGACTTCTTCACCCCGGTGGTGGACGACGCGTACGACTGGGGCCGGATCGCCGCCGCCAACGCGCTCTCCGACGTGTACGCCATGGGCGGCACCCCGCTGGTCGCGCTGAACCTGCTCTGCTGGCCCCGGGAGACGTTGCCGCTGGAGCTGGCCCGGGAGGTGCTGCGGGGCGGTCAGGACGTGGCCCGGGAGGCCGGCTGTCACCTGGCCGGCGGGCACAGCGTGGACGACGACGGCCCGAAGTACGGCCTGGCCGTCACCGGGGTGGTCCGCCCCGAGGAGCTGATCACCCTGGACGCCGGCCGGGCCGGCCTGCCGCTGTCGCTGACCAAGCCGCTCGGCGTGGGGGTGCTCAACACCCGGCACAAGCGCACCGGCGAACGCTTCGCCGAGGCGGTCGACTCGATGGCCCGACTGAACCGGGACGCGGCGCGCGCCGCGGTGGCCGCCGGGATCCGGTGCGGCACCGACGTGACCGGCTTCGGGCTGCTCGGGCACGCCTCGAAGCTGGCCCGGGCCAGCCGGCTCACCGTGTCGATCGACGCGGCGGCGGTGCCGTACCTGCCGGGGGCGCGGGAGGCGCTGCGCGACGGGTACGTCAGCGGCGGCACCCGGCGCAACCTCGACTGGGTGACCCCGTGGAGCGACTTCGGCGGCCTCGACGAGTCCGAGCGGCTGCTGCTGGCCGACGCGCAGACCTCCGGCGGCCTGCTGGTCGCGGGCGAGGTCCCCGGGGGCACGGTGATCGGTGAGCTGCTGCCGGCGAGCGGGCACCTGATCCGGGTCCGCTGACCGTCGCCGCGCCCCCGCCCGGCCTGCCGGAGCCGCTGGCTGACCCGGCCGGAGCTGCGCGCCGGAGCGCCGGGCCGCGCCGCCGGCCGGCCACCGCGCGGACTGTCCGCGGCGGCGGCCGGACCGGCCGGTGATCACCGCCACGTGGGCCCGGAGGCCCGGCGATTCCTGCCGCGGCGGCGGCACGATACCCGATAAACTGTCATCTTCCCGCTACTCGGAGCAACGTCGCCCGAGGAAATTTTGCCCGGAATGGTCACAGACCGGTAACTTGCCCCCGGCTGAGGTCATATGCCCCCCACCATCGTGAGTAAGGCCCGATCCGGAGGCCGGTGGGACGAGCACAGCGAGGAGGCGGCATGACCGAGCTGTGGAACTGGAGAATCGACGGCGCGGCGCCCGCGGAGGTATACCCGGCGCTGGCCGAGGCGCTCGGCCGGGTGGTGATGCCCCTCGCCGTCGCCGACCCGGTCCGACTGCCCGCGTACGCGGTGGTCTGCGACGTGTGGGAGGCGCCGGGGGTGTACGGCACCGTGGTCGACTGCTACGGCGTGCCCGAGCGGCTGCCCGAGCTGCCGAGCATCGCGGCGCTGGCCCGACTGCTGGACCGCAACTGCCTGATGCGCGACGACACCCTCGACGCCGGGCGGCACCTGCTGGTGGCGCCGGACGGCACGATCCGCCCGGTGCACTTCGACGTGGTCGAGACCGACGACGGCGAGGTGCTCAGCGACCAGCGGCTCTGCACGTCGGCCGACCCCGGCTGCCGGGGCTGGTCGCGGTGCCACCGCTCGCGCTGGGCGCCCGACTCGGTCGCCCCCGCCCTCGCCGCCGCCTGACCCGTCGGCGGGGCGCGCCGGTCAGCCCCGGCCCGGGGTGGACCGGCCGCGGACGACCAACTGGTCGAGCAGGGTCGCCGTGGCGGCGACCACCGCGTCCACCGCCGCGTGGAACGCCTCGGCGTTGTGCGCGGCGGGGGCGCGGAATCCGGAGATCTTCCGGACGTACTGCAACGCCGCCGCGCGGACGTCCTCCTCGGTCACCACCGGGACGTACGGCTCACGCAGGGTCTTGATGCTGCGGCACACGGCTCCTCCTCGTTCGTTCCGATCGACTCCACCCGGATACGCTGTCCGGGTCATGACTACCGCAGCCGCGGGCAGCCCGCGCACCTACCAGGTGCGCACGTACGGCTGCCAGATGAACGTGCACGACTCCGAGCGCATCTCAGGCCTGCTCGAACAGGCCGGGTACGTGCGCGCTCCCGAGGCCGACGAGCAGCCCGACGTGGTGGTGTTCAACACCTGCGCGGTCCGGGAGAACGCCGACAACCGGCTCTACGGCAACCTCGGTCATCTGCGCCCCGTGAAGAACAAGCACCCGGGGATGCAGATCGCCGTCGGCGGCTGCCTGGCCCAGAAGGACCGCGGCGAGATCGTCCGCAAGGCGCCCTGGGTGGACGTCGTCTTCGGCACCCACAACATCGGCTCGCTGCCGGTGCTGCTGGAGCGGGCCCGGCACAACGCCGCCGCCGAGGTGGAGATCCTGGAGTCCCTCGACGTCTTCCCCTCGACGCTGCCCACCCGGCGCGAGTCGACGTACGCCGGCTGGGTGTCGATCTCGGTCGGCTGCAACAACACCTGCACGTTCTGCATCGTGCCCTCCCTGCGCGGCAAGGAGAAGGACCGCCGCCCCGGCGACATCCTCTCCGAGGTGCGCGCCCTGGTCGACGAGGGTGTGCTGGAGGTGACCCTGCTCGGGCAGAACGTCAACTCCTACGGCGTCGAGTTCGGCGACCGGTACGCCTTCGGCAAGCTGCTGCGCGCCTGTGGCGACATCGACGGGCTGGAGCGGGTCCGGTTCACCAGCCCGCACCCGAAGGACTTCACCGACGACGTGATCGCCGCGATGGCCGAGACGCCCAACGTCTGCCACTCGCTGCACATGCCGTTGCAGTCCGGCTCGGACGACGTGCTCAAGGCGATGCGCCGCTCGTACCGGTCGGAGAAGTACCTCGGCATCATCTCCAAGGTCCGGGCGGCGATGCCGGACGCGGCGATCACCACCGACATCATCGTCGGCTTCCCCGGCGAGACCGAGGCCGACTTCCAGCGCACCCTCGACGTGGTGCGCGAGGCGCGGTTCTCCTCGGCCTTCACCTTCCAGTACTCCAAGCGCCCCGGCACCCCGGCCGCGACCATGGACGGCCAGCTGCCCAAGCAGGTCGTGCAGGAACGCTACGAGCGGCTGATCGCATGCGTCGAGGAGATCACCTGGGCGGAGAACAGGAAGCTGGTCGGCGAGACCGTCGAGGTGCTGGTCGCCGTCGGCGAGGGCCGCAAGGACGAGCGCACCGGCCGGATGTCCGGCCGGGCCCGTGACGGCCGCCTCGTCCACTTCGCGACGGGGGGTCTGGCCGGGCAGATCCGCCCCGGCGACATCGTGCACACCACGATCAGCTACGCCGCGCCGCACCACCTCAACGCCGACGGGGAGCCGCTGTCGCACCGGCGTACCCGGGCCGGTGACGCCGCCGAGGCGGGGCGCGCCCCGCGTACCCCCGGGGTGGTGCTGGGACTGCCGACGATCGGCGCGCCGGCCGCGGCGCCCGCGCCCACCGGCGGCTGCGCCGCGCACTGACCGACCCGTCGACGGCCGGGACCTCCACGCGGAGGCCCCGGCCGTCGTGGTTCTAGCAGGTGGCGCCGTTGAGCTTCACGCCGCCCGGCGCGGACGCCGTGCCGTTGGCGGTGAAGCCGATGGTCACCGAGGCGCCCGGCGCGAGGGTCTTCGCCCAGTCGGGGGCGGCGGCGGTGACGGTCGTGCCGGACTGCGTGACGGTGGCGTTCCAGCCGCTGGCCAGGGTCACCCCGGACGGCCAGGTCCAGGTCGCCGACCACGGGTTCAGCGTGCCGGTGCCGGTGTTCTTGACGGTCAGCTCGCCCTGGAAGCCGCCGGCCCAGGCGTTGACCTGCTTGTACGTCGCCGTGCAGCCACCCGTCGGGGCGGGCGTGGTCGGGGCGGGCGTGGTCGGCGGCGGCGTGGTCGGGGCCGGCGTGGTGGGTGCCGGCGAGGTGTTCGGGGTGCCGGTCGGCGACGGGCCGCCGGTGCTGCCGCCACCGGTCGGCGGGATCAGGTACGGCTGGATGATGTCCTGCTTGGCCTGGTTGATGGTGGTCCAGTCGTCGTTGGCGATGCCGCCGGTGTCACCCGAGTTCGGGTTCCACGACCAGTAGGTGAACGACATCCCGTTCACCCCGCTGCCGGTGTACGCCAGCAGGTTCTGCAGCCAGACCTTGTCCTTCGGGTCCTGGAGCGTGGTGCCGAACTCGCCCATCATGATCGGCGCGATGTTCTGCTTGTAGAGGTAGCCCCAGTACTTGTCCCAGATCGCCGGCATGTTCGCCGGGTAGGTCGGGTCGTCGAACCAGGCCTGGTGGTAGACCGAGGTGGCGTACTCGTGCGGCGAGTAGACCAGCCGGTTGGCCACGTTCAGCCGGACCGGGAACTGTCCGGCCTTGGAGAGGTTGCCACCCCACCAGCCGCAGTCCTCGTCGTTGCTGGTGTCGCCGTCCCAGACGTTCGACAGGCCGCCGCTGGGGCAGCTCACGCCCTCCACGAAGATCAGCCAGTTGGGCTGCACGCCGAGGATCGCGTTGCCGGCCCGCTCGGCGGCCAGTCGCCAGTCCCGGGCGGTGTCGCCGCAGCCCCAGCAGGCGCCGGTGGCGGCCGGGTTGGTGCCCTCGGCGTGCGGCTCGTTGTGCAGGTCCGCGCCGATCACCGTCGGGTTGTTCGCGTACCGCTGGGCCATCATCTTCCAGTCGGCGATCCAGGTCGCCTCGGAGACGGTCGAGGTGTACCAGAGCGGTGACTGGCCGGCCGAGGTGGGCCGGTGCCGGTCCAGGATGATCCGCATGCCCTTGCTGCCGGCGTAGTCGACGACCTTGTCCAGGATCTGCAGCGGGGAGAGCCCCACCAGGTCCGGGTTGACGAAGTCGTTGATCCCGCTGGCCGTCGCGCCCGGCTTCACCGCGTCGTCGGACCACGGGACGCGCAACGTGTTGTAGCCGAGCCGGGCCATCGTGTCGAGCTGGCCGCGCCACGGGTTGCTCGACCACAGACCGTGGAAGGTCTTGTTGTCGGTCTCCATGCCGAACCAGTTGATGCCGGTGAGCCGGACGGTGGCCCCCGTGCTGTCGATGATCTTGTTGCCGCTGGTGTGCAGGTAGCCGGTGCCGGTCCCCGCGGTCGCGGCGGCGGCCGGGGTGGTGCTGACGGCGGCGGCGACGAGGACGCCGGCTGCGGCGGTGGCGAGCGCGGTGAGCGCGCCGCCGAGGGCGGTGGGTCGGTGCATGGGAGCTCCACTTCGGATGCCCGCGCGGCGCAGCCGCCGCGGACGGTGAGACCAGGAAGGACGGCCCGCTCGTCATCGAGTACGCGCCACAGCGCGCATCGGGCCGTGTCACGTGGACGGCCGCTCGCGAAGGGGAGCACCGACGCTCTCCGACGGCGGGATCGCGCCGTCGGTGCCCTCGTGCCGGTGCCGGAACCTGGCTCCGCCGCCCATTCTGATCAGCCCATCCCGATGCGTCAACACGCAGCCCTCATCCCACCCGGGACACCGCTTTCCCCCCCACCCCACCCCGCACCCCGGGCCGCTGGTTCACGGAAAGAGTTCCTCTGGGGCGGTGGACGACCACTCTTTCCGTGAATCAGTGGAGAGAGGGTGGATGCGCGGAAGCCCCCGGCGCCGTGGGCGCCGGGGGCTTCCGGAGTGGATCGGGGGTCAGCCGGCCTGTTCGGCGAGCTGGAGGAACTGCCGCTTCGAGGCGAG
This genomic window contains:
- a CDS encoding glutamate ABC transporter substrate-binding protein, whose protein sequence is MRYKRVAAVAMMASLALSAAACGKEGNPTPSGGNASGAAQGDDCKSSGVTFTPKADANVAGSPTFQKIKTAGKVTIGVKFDQPNLGYKDAQGKRCGFDVEIAQYVASTLGVDPAKIEYKEIASANRETAIKGGEIDYYVGTYSITDKRKNDVSFAGPYFIAGQDLLVRKDESSITGKETLKGKKVCSATGSTPIQRIRDEKLTEDSNIVEFKTYSECVSQLLDKKVDAVTTDDAILKGYAAQNPDELKVVGKPFSTEKYGIGLPKDDKAFRDYVNDQIEAAFKDGTWQKVYDGTLGKSGSSATPPPLERY
- a CDS encoding amino acid ABC transporter ATP-binding protein, with protein sequence MDEVTTGEPLIVLDGVNKWFGPLHVLDDVSLSVGRGEVVVVIGPSGSGKSTLCRAINRLEPINSGTITFDGTPLPAEGKALAKLRSEVGMVFQSFNLFAHKTILENVTLGPIKVRKEKPAAVRERGLALLDRVGIANQADKYPAQLSGGQQQRVAIARALAMQPKAMLFDEPTSALDPEMVGEVLDVMTSLARDGMTMVVVTHEMGFARHAANRVIFMADGKLVEDAPPAEFFANPRSDRAKDFLSKILTH
- the selD gene encoding selenide, water dikinase SelD translates to MTDPLRLTDYARGGGCACKIPPGELEAMVAGLSPATGVAELLVGLEHGDDAAVIRLDERTGLVSTADFFTPVVDDAYDWGRIAAANALSDVYAMGGTPLVALNLLCWPRETLPLELAREVLRGGQDVAREAGCHLAGGHSVDDDGPKYGLAVTGVVRPEELITLDAGRAGLPLSLTKPLGVGVLNTRHKRTGERFAEAVDSMARLNRDAARAAVAAGIRCGTDVTGFGLLGHASKLARASRLTVSIDAAAVPYLPGAREALRDGYVSGGTRRNLDWVTPWSDFGGLDESERLLLADAQTSGGLLVAGEVPGGTVIGELLPASGHLIRVR
- a CDS encoding DUF2277 domain-containing protein: MCRSIKTLREPYVPVVTEEDVRAAALQYVRKISGFRAPAAHNAEAFHAAVDAVVAATATLLDQLVVRGRSTPGRG
- the miaB gene encoding tRNA (N6-isopentenyl adenosine(37)-C2)-methylthiotransferase MiaB, with the protein product MTTAAAGSPRTYQVRTYGCQMNVHDSERISGLLEQAGYVRAPEADEQPDVVVFNTCAVRENADNRLYGNLGHLRPVKNKHPGMQIAVGGCLAQKDRGEIVRKAPWVDVVFGTHNIGSLPVLLERARHNAAAEVEILESLDVFPSTLPTRRESTYAGWVSISVGCNNTCTFCIVPSLRGKEKDRRPGDILSEVRALVDEGVLEVTLLGQNVNSYGVEFGDRYAFGKLLRACGDIDGLERVRFTSPHPKDFTDDVIAAMAETPNVCHSLHMPLQSGSDDVLKAMRRSYRSEKYLGIISKVRAAMPDAAITTDIIVGFPGETEADFQRTLDVVREARFSSAFTFQYSKRPGTPAATMDGQLPKQVVQERYERLIACVEEITWAENRKLVGETVEVLVAVGEGRKDERTGRMSGRARDGRLVHFATGGLAGQIRPGDIVHTTISYAAPHHLNADGEPLSHRRTRAGDAAEAGRAPRTPGVVLGLPTIGAPAAAPAPTGGCAAH
- a CDS encoding cellulase family glycosylhydrolase — translated: MHRPTALGGALTALATAAAGVLVAAAVSTTPAAAATAGTGTGYLHTSGNKIIDSTGATVRLTGINWFGMETDNKTFHGLWSSNPWRGQLDTMARLGYNTLRVPWSDDAVKPGATASGINDFVNPDLVGLSPLQILDKVVDYAGSKGMRIILDRHRPTSAGQSPLWYTSTVSEATWIADWKMMAQRYANNPTVIGADLHNEPHAEGTNPAATGACWGCGDTARDWRLAAERAGNAILGVQPNWLIFVEGVSCPSGGLSNVWDGDTSNDEDCGWWGGNLSKAGQFPVRLNVANRLVYSPHEYATSVYHQAWFDDPTYPANMPAIWDKYWGYLYKQNIAPIMMGEFGTTLQDPKDKVWLQNLLAYTGSGVNGMSFTYWSWNPNSGDTGGIANDDWTTINQAKQDIIQPYLIPPTGGGSTGGPSPTGTPNTSPAPTTPAPTTPPPTTPAPTTPAPTGGCTATYKQVNAWAGGFQGELTVKNTGTGTLNPWSATWTWPSGVTLASGWNATVTQSGTTVTAAAPDWAKTLAPGASVTIGFTANGTASAPGGVKLNGATC